The proteins below are encoded in one region of Scleropages formosus chromosome 19, fSclFor1.1, whole genome shotgun sequence:
- the fitm2 gene encoding acyl-coenzyme A diphosphatase FITM2 codes for MEALNILVKKLVAFWKITAVRRNLWRVFLFISFTGSLIKNFDIVPESYFSNSKNVLNVYFVKVSWAWHLFLLLPFIALSNSHNRHWSFVLQRLSSQLVSTAIWYIFTGLFFYIEDVTGVCSESHSPLVSRGEFTSKAECQKAGFRWEGYDISGHSFILSYSTLVIAEELVPMVSLKEDMRRQSRTSIVLDLLYVALNAIVTVWIWMFGCTSVYFHDITQKLFGTAFGLVAWYITYRVWYLNPFSPGLPPQRRPCKQHA; via the exons ATGGAAGCCTTAAATATATTAGTGAAAAAACTGGTGGCCTTTTGGAAGATAACGGCCGTCCGCCGGAATTTATGGCGCGTCTTCCTCTTTATTTCATTCACGGGATCACTGATAAAGAATTTCGACATAGTGCCGGAGTCCTATTTCAGTAACAGCAAAAATGTTCTGAACGT GTACTTTGTCAAAGTCTCCTGGGCCTGGCACCTTTTCTTGCTGCTCCCTTTCATCGCTCTCTCCAACTCGCACAACAGACATTGGAGCTTTGTGCTCCAGCGGCTTAGTTCACAACTGGTGTCTACAGCCATCTGGTACATCTTCACTGGGCTCTTCTTTTATATCGAAGATGTCACAGGTGTCTGCTCTGAGTCTCATTCCCCGTTGGTTTCCCGTGGAGAATTTACGTCAAAGGCCGAGTGCCAGAAGGCTGGTTTCCGATGGGAGGGATACGATATCTCTGGACATTCCTTTATTCTATCATACTCTACCCTTGTGATTGCCGAGGAACTTGTGCCAATGGTTTCCCTGAAGGAAGACATGCGCAGGCAGAGCCGCACAAGCATTGTCCTCGATCTCCTGTATGTGGCCCTAAATGCCATCGTAACAGTTTGGATTTGGATGTTTGGGTGCACATCTGTGTATTTCCATGACATAACTCAAAAGCTCTTCGGGACAGCCTTTGGACTGGTAGCATGGTACATCACATACCGGGTATGGTACCTAAACCCTTTCTCACCAGGCCTTCCTCCTCAACGGAGACCTTGTAAACAACATGCTTAG
- the gdap1l1 gene encoding ganglioside-induced differentiation-associated protein 1-like 1, with translation MASSNNVTPTNCSWWPISAMDEEEKSIIADGEESRQQQEPAAVEPKPFSKDRLVLYHWTQSFSSQKVRLVIHEKGLHCEERDVSLPLTEHKEPWFMRLNLGEEVPVFIHGDTIVSDYNHIIEYLETNFTGDTVAQLIPDAGGPLHARVQQYRELLDSLPMDAYTHGCILHPELTTDSMIPKYATAEIRRHLANAASELMKLDHEEPQLMEPYLSKQKKLMAKILDHDNVNYLKKILSELAMVLDQVEAELEKRKLEYQGQKCELWLCGPDFTLADICLGATLHRLKFLGLSKKYWEDGSRPNLQSFFERVQRRYAFRKVLGDIHTTLLSAVLPNAFRMVKKKPPSFFGASFLMGSLGGMGYFAYWYLKKKYI, from the exons ATGGCGTCTTCCAACAACGTAACCCCGACCAACTGTAGCTGGTGGCCTATATCGGCCATGGATGAAGAGGAGAAGTCGATCATCGCGGACGGAGAGGAGAGccggcagcagcaggagcccGCGGCTGTAGAGCCCAAACCCTTCTCCAAAGACAGGCTCGTCTTGTACCACTGGACGCAGTCCTTCAGCTCGCAGAAG GTGCGGCTGGTCATCCATGAGAAGGGTCTTCACTGTGAGGAACGTGACGTGAGCCTCCCGCTGACGGAACACAAGGAGCCCTGGTTTATGAGGCTCAacctgggggaggaggtgccCGTCTTCATCCACGGAGATACCATCGTCAGTGACTACAATCACATTATCGAGTACTTGGAGACAAACTTCACGGGAG ACACGGTGGCCCAGCTGATCCCTGATGCTGGAGGCCCACTGCATGCCCGTGTGCAGCAGTACCGGGAGCTGCTGGACAGCCTGCCCATGGACGCCTACACGCACGGCTGCATCCTGCATCCTGAGCTCACCACCGACTCCATGATCCCAAAGTACGCCACTGCTGAAATACGTA GACATCTGGCTAATGCTGCCTCTGAGCTGATGAAGCTGGACCATGAGGAGCCCCAGCTCATGGAGCCATACTTGTCCAAGCAGAAAAAACTGATg GCCAAAATCCTGGACCATGACAACGTGAACTACCTGAAGAAGATACTCAGTGAGCTGGCCATGGTGCTCGATCAGGTGGAGGCTGAGCTAGAAAAAAGGAAGCTGGAGTATCAAG GTCAGAAGTGTGAACTGTGGCTTTGTGGACCTGATTTCACCTTAGCTGACATTTGCCTAGGAGCCACGTTGCACAGGCTCAAGTTCCTGGGACTCTCGAAGAAATACTGGGAGGATGGCAGCCGACCCAACCTGCAGTCCTTTTTCGAGCGAGTCCAGAGGCGCTATGCCTTCCGCAAAGTCCTGGGTGACATCCACACCACACTCCTCTCTGCCGTTCTACCCAATGCATTCAGGATGGTGAAGAAGAAACCTCCCTCCTTTTTTGGTGCCTCCTTTCTCATGGGTTCCCTGGGTGGGATGGGCTACTTTGCCTACTGGTATCTGAAGAAGAAATACATCTAG